The Clostridium sp. AWRP genome has a window encoding:
- a CDS encoding Maf-like protein: MKIVLASASSRRKELLKRLTGNFEVMVSDFDENSVKFNGNCGSYVMELAKGKAKNVSSKLKDSSSIIIGCDTIVSFKEKILGKPGSIEEGFHMLKSLSGNEHKVYSGIAIIDKSSNKIIKDFVCTRVIFSKIDDKRIKEYLKTGEYKDKAGAYGIQGRGGIFVREIHGCYYNVVGLPLNKLYNMLSEMGLNL; this comes from the coding sequence ATGAAGATTGTATTGGCTTCGGCTTCCAGTAGGCGAAAGGAACTTTTAAAGAGATTGACAGGAAATTTTGAAGTTATGGTAAGTGATTTTGATGAAAATTCTGTTAAATTTAATGGAAATTGTGGTTCTTATGTTATGGAGCTAGCTAAAGGTAAAGCTAAAAATGTGTCTTCAAAGTTGAAAGACAGTAGTTCTATAATAATAGGATGTGATACAATAGTATCTTTTAAAGAAAAGATACTTGGAAAACCAGGTAGTATAGAGGAAGGTTTTCATATGCTGAAGTCCTTAAGCGGAAATGAGCATAAGGTATATTCAGGTATAGCAATTATAGATAAATCTTCAAATAAAATAATTAAGGACTTTGTGTGTACTCGTGTAATATTTTCTAAAATAGACGATAAACGCATAAAGGAGTATTTAAAAACAGGAGAATATAAAGATAAAGCAGGTGCCTATGGCATTCAAGGTCGTGGAGGAATTTTTGTAAGAGAAATCCATGGATGTTATTATAATGTAGTAGGATTACCTTTAAATAAGTTGTATAATATGTTAAGTGAGATGGGGTTAAATCTATAA
- a CDS encoding GNAT family N-acetyltransferase: MYKRGEAMLDVEIEYKDIKISNVQEKDLVAIQKLMNKKDFLEGETNLEDLRERFLESYISQCEFFLKIEKGSILIGILKGRIEFKSENELWIWYFYLSEIYKNTSLGGILIKEIIEYFSREYDVTEFFARTIKNEIENMNIWKSAGYKTIRIVKNFYDIDGKQMDMIIMKKIQ; the protein is encoded by the coding sequence ATGTACAAAAGAGGTGAAGCAATGCTGGATGTTGAAATAGAATATAAAGATATAAAAATCTCTAATGTGCAAGAAAAAGATTTAGTGGCTATACAAAAATTGATGAATAAAAAGGATTTTCTAGAGGGAGAAACAAATTTAGAAGATCTAAGAGAGAGATTTTTGGAGAGTTATATAAGTCAGTGCGAATTTTTTTTAAAAATAGAAAAGGGCAGTATTTTAATAGGAATATTAAAGGGGAGAATTGAGTTTAAAAGTGAAAATGAACTCTGGATATGGTATTTTTATCTATCTGAAATATATAAAAATACAAGCTTAGGGGGCATTTTAATAAAAGAAATAATAGAGTACTTTTCTAGGGAATATGATGTGACTGAATTTTTTGCGAGAACAATTAAAAATGAAATTGAAAATATGAATATATGGAAAAGTGCTGGGTATAAAACTATTAGAATAGTAAAGAACTTCTATGACATAGATGGAAAGCAAATGGACATGATAATTATGAAAAAAATCCAATAA
- a CDS encoding DUF4321 domain-containing protein: MRGAEKGKSFLWFLIILGAICGSLVGDAIGNNFSFLNFFKNSYSVGMTEPVILNLKVVVLTLGIKFSINIMTIIGIIVAIILYRRY, translated from the coding sequence GTGAGAGGGGCTGAAAAAGGTAAGAGCTTTTTATGGTTTCTTATAATTTTAGGAGCTATATGTGGAAGCCTTGTAGGAGATGCTATTGGAAATAATTTTAGTTTTTTAAACTTTTTTAAAAATTCTTATTCTGTGGGAATGACTGAACCAGTTATATTAAATCTTAAAGTTGTAGTGTTGACTTTAGGAATAAAGTTTAGTATAAACATTATGACTATAATTGGTATAATTGTGGCTATAATACTATATAGAAGATATTAG
- a CDS encoding rod shape-determining protein, whose protein sequence is MGFFGMSRDMGIDLGTANTLIYVKGKGIVLREPSVVAINNDVKKVMAIGNEAKEMIGRTPGNIVAIRPLKDGVIADFDVTHTMLRKFIEKVSPKSAFTSPRIFVCFPSGVTEVEKRAIEEATKHAGARDVLLMEEPMAAAIGAGLPVNEPTGSMIVDIGGGTTEVAIISLGGIVTSKSLRIAGDELDQAIIGYIKKEYNLMIGERTAENVKIELGSAFDIGEENSMEIRGRDLISGLPKVINITEGEIREALKEPVVAIIDAIKTTLEKTPPELASDIMDKGIMLAGGGAMLRGLDQLINQETHMPVHIAESPLDCVALGAGKALDTIDKIVASRK, encoded by the coding sequence ATGGGATTTTTTGGAATGTCAAGAGACATGGGAATTGATTTAGGAACAGCTAATACACTCATATATGTTAAAGGAAAGGGAATAGTACTTAGAGAGCCTTCTGTAGTTGCTATAAACAATGATGTAAAGAAGGTAATGGCAATAGGTAATGAAGCAAAAGAAATGATAGGAAGAACTCCTGGTAATATTGTGGCTATAAGACCACTAAAAGATGGTGTTATTGCTGATTTTGATGTTACTCATACTATGCTTAGAAAATTTATAGAAAAAGTAAGCCCTAAGTCAGCATTTACTAGTCCTAGGATATTTGTATGTTTTCCATCTGGAGTTACTGAAGTTGAAAAAAGGGCAATAGAAGAGGCAACAAAACATGCAGGCGCAAGGGACGTGCTTTTAATGGAAGAACCTATGGCAGCTGCTATTGGTGCAGGACTTCCAGTAAATGAACCAACAGGAAGTATGATTGTAGATATAGGCGGAGGTACTACAGAAGTAGCTATAATATCACTTGGAGGAATTGTTACAAGTAAATCTTTAAGAATTGCTGGTGATGAGTTAGACCAGGCTATAATAGGTTACATAAAGAAAGAATACAATTTAATGATAGGTGAAAGAACTGCGGAAAATGTAAAAATTGAATTAGGTTCAGCTTTTGATATAGGTGAAGAAAATTCCATGGAGATAAGAGGAAGAGACTTAATATCAGGGTTACCTAAGGTTATAAATATAACAGAAGGTGAAATAAGAGAAGCTCTTAAGGAACCTGTAGTAGCAATAATTGATGCTATAAAAACTACCCTTGAAAAGACACCACCAGAACTTGCATCAGATATAATGGACAAAGGAATTATGCTTGCAGGTGGAGGAGCGATGCTTAGAGGATTGGATCAGTTGATAAATCAAGAAACACATATGCCTGTTCATATAGCTGAATCACCTCTTGATTGTGTTGCACTAGGCGCTGGAAAAGCCCTTGATACTATTGATAAAATAGTAGCTAGTAGAAAATAG
- the radC gene encoding DNA repair protein RadC, translating to MNELVKIMDLPQNERPRERLFRYGPEVLSNSELLAIILGSGTKKENIISLSSRIIKDNGGLNGIFNSNLEDLMNIRGIGKAKSAKIFAVVELAKRFKSYRDGDDYKICNPGDAAMLVMEEMKGLKQEYFKVIMLNTKNIVIGIRDVFIGSLNSALVHPREVFYYAIKKNSASIIVCHNHPSGDPSPSNEDINITHRLKECGELLGIQLLDHLIIGNEIYVSLKQKGILEY from the coding sequence ATGAATGAATTAGTAAAAATTATGGATTTACCACAAAATGAAAGACCTAGGGAGAGGTTATTCAGATATGGTCCAGAAGTTCTTTCTAATTCAGAACTTTTGGCAATAATACTTGGTTCAGGTACAAAAAAAGAAAATATAATATCTTTAAGCAGCAGGATTATAAAAGACAATGGAGGACTAAATGGAATTTTTAATTCTAATTTAGAAGATCTTATGAATATTAGGGGCATTGGAAAGGCAAAATCTGCTAAAATATTTGCTGTGGTGGAATTGGCAAAGAGATTCAAATCCTATAGGGATGGTGATGATTATAAGATATGCAATCCAGGAGATGCAGCGATGCTTGTCATGGAAGAAATGAAGGGATTGAAGCAGGAATATTTTAAAGTTATTATGTTGAATACAAAAAATATAGTTATAGGCATTAGAGATGTATTTATAGGAAGTTTAAATTCTGCACTTGTACATCCAAGAGAAGTATTTTACTATGCTATAAAGAAAAATAGTGCATCTATAATTGTGTGCCATAACCATCCTTCAGGAGATCCATCACCTAGTAATGAGGATATAAATATAACACATAGATTAAAAGAATGCGGTGAACTTTTAGGCATACAGCTATTAGATCATCTTATAATAGGAAACGAAATATATGTTAGTTTAAAACAAAAAGGAATTTTGGAATATTGA
- the thrB gene encoding homoserine kinase translates to MTKVKVRVPATTANMGPGFDTLGMALKLYNEIEVEEINGKSEIYNGGLRSEEDFRENLIYKSIVSAMDEQGYSYNGFKINVLKCDIPMSRGLGSSSACIVGGITAANAIMENKMDMEDIIDLATKIEGHPDNVVPAALGGMVISIKVGEDIKHSKVNVPDRLKFVAMIPSFKVSTALSREVLPKSYLKEDCIFNTSRSAMLISALYNNEFDKLRICFEDKIHQPYRKSLIRNFDDVFKKSKDLGSIGEFISGSGSTLMAVVDKNAEKFVSSMKNFLNELEDTWKVILLDPDLQGARVLN, encoded by the coding sequence ATGACTAAAGTGAAGGTTAGGGTACCGGCTACTACAGCAAATATGGGGCCGGGATTTGATACTTTAGGTATGGCACTTAAATTATATAATGAAATTGAAGTTGAAGAAATAAATGGGAAAAGTGAAATATATAATGGTGGATTAAGGTCAGAAGAGGATTTCAGGGAAAATCTTATATACAAGAGTATAGTAAGTGCTATGGATGAACAAGGATATTCTTATAATGGATTTAAAATAAATGTGCTTAAATGTGATATACCTATGTCAAGGGGGCTTGGAAGTAGTTCTGCATGTATAGTCGGTGGTATAACAGCGGCAAATGCAATTATGGAAAATAAAATGGATATGGAAGATATAATTGATTTGGCTACAAAAATAGAAGGACATCCTGATAATGTTGTGCCTGCAGCACTTGGAGGAATGGTAATATCTATAAAAGTGGGTGAGGATATAAAACATTCAAAGGTAAATGTGCCAGATAGATTAAAATTTGTTGCTATGATACCATCATTTAAAGTTAGCACAGCTCTTTCTAGGGAAGTTTTACCTAAATCTTATTTAAAAGAGGACTGTATATTTAACACTTCTAGGTCTGCTATGCTTATAAGTGCTCTTTATAACAATGAATTTGACAAACTTAGAATATGTTTTGAAGATAAAATCCATCAACCTTATAGAAAAAGTTTAATAAGAAATTTTGATGATGTTTTTAAGAAATCAAAAGACTTAGGCTCTATAGGAGAATTTATAAGTGGTTCAGGATCTACACTTATGGCAGTAGTAGACAAAAATGCAGAGAAATTTGTAAGTTCCATGAAAAATTTCTTAAATGAACTAGAAGATACTTGGAAAGTTATTTTACTTGATCCAGATTTGCAGGGAGCTAGAGTTTTAAATTAG
- a CDS encoding homoserine dehydrogenase has protein sequence MANIAMLGYGVVGSGVAELISRNRYKFKDELDEELVISKILVRNVDKHLNNKNRGLLTENIEDIFNEKVDIIVEAMGGLNPSYEYIKRALNMKKHVVTANKDLMAERGYELLQLAKKNGVTIHFEASVGGGIPILKSMNECLVGNEIKSIRSILNGTTNFILSKMSHNGMSYEEALKLAQELGFAEANPESDVKGYDAARKLSILSTIAYNRRVEWKDINIEGITQIDSDDFRYAKMKKCSIKLLGISKISEDDIYAAVMPVMVKQDSMLGKIENEYNAILVEGDAVGDVMFSGKGAGMFPTASAVFSDIADIVENKREKTITFSSEKASINKSWNLKSKWLLRIKTKNRVEIIESISSSFKSCYILSNSVSGNKEEVVAFVNADNEDLIDDYIKKVKSEKRAQSVKKLLVLDK, from the coding sequence ATGGCAAATATAGCAATGCTTGGATATGGAGTAGTAGGAAGCGGAGTAGCTGAACTTATATCTAGAAATAGATATAAATTTAAAGATGAACTAGATGAGGAACTAGTAATATCAAAAATTTTAGTTAGAAATGTAGATAAACACTTAAACAATAAAAATAGGGGGCTTTTAACAGAAAATATAGAGGATATATTCAATGAAAAGGTGGATATCATAGTGGAAGCTATGGGGGGGCTAAATCCATCTTATGAATATATAAAAAGAGCTTTAAATATGAAAAAGCATGTAGTTACAGCTAATAAGGATTTGATGGCAGAAAGAGGATATGAACTTTTGCAATTAGCTAAAAAAAATGGAGTTACAATTCATTTTGAGGCAAGTGTTGGAGGGGGAATACCTATACTGAAATCAATGAATGAATGTCTTGTGGGTAATGAAATAAAGAGTATAAGATCTATACTAAATGGTACTACAAATTTTATATTGTCAAAAATGAGCCATAACGGCATGAGTTATGAAGAAGCTTTAAAACTTGCCCAGGAACTAGGTTTTGCAGAAGCAAATCCAGAATCAGATGTTAAAGGATATGATGCAGCTAGAAAACTTTCAATTTTATCTACTATTGCATATAACAGAAGAGTGGAGTGGAAAGATATAAATATAGAGGGGATTACACAAATTGATAGCGATGATTTCAGATATGCCAAAATGAAAAAGTGCAGTATAAAACTTCTTGGAATTAGCAAAATATCTGAAGATGATATATATGCAGCGGTTATGCCAGTTATGGTAAAACAAGATTCTATGCTCGGAAAAATTGAGAATGAATACAATGCTATTTTAGTAGAAGGAGATGCAGTAGGAGACGTGATGTTTTCAGGAAAAGGAGCAGGGATGTTTCCTACAGCTAGTGCAGTTTTTTCAGATATAGCAGATATAGTTGAAAATAAAAGAGAAAAAACTATTACTTTTAGTAGTGAAAAGGCTAGCATAAATAAAAGTTGGAATTTAAAAAGCAAGTGGCTTTTAAGAATTAAAACAAAAAATAGAGTAGAAATTATAGAAAGTATATCTTCAAGTTTTAAAAGCTGTTATATTTTATCTAATAGTGTTTCTGGAAATAAAGAAGAAGTTGTAGCTTTTGTAAATGCAGATAACGAAGATTTAATAGACGATTATATTAAAAAAGTAAAAAGTGAAAAGCGCGCACAGTCTGTAAAGAAGTTATTGGTTTTGGATAAATGA
- a CDS encoding ACT domain-containing protein, with translation MNNRFLIIDTKILPDVFDKVVKVKELLRTGCVKDISEGVKKVGISRSSYYKYKDSVFTLSEGVTSHKVTIGLILAHKTGSLSNILDKIAQRSGNILTLNQDIPINNAAAVSITFDASKLEVEINELVEEIGKLDSVISVSLVAVE, from the coding sequence ATGAATAATAGATTTCTTATAATTGACACTAAAATACTTCCTGATGTGTTTGACAAAGTTGTAAAGGTAAAAGAACTTTTGAGAACTGGTTGTGTAAAAGATATATCAGAAGGCGTAAAGAAAGTAGGTATAAGTAGAAGCAGTTATTATAAATACAAAGATTCAGTGTTTACATTATCCGAAGGTGTAACAAGTCACAAGGTAACTATTGGACTTATACTAGCTCATAAGACGGGGTCACTATCAAATATACTTGATAAAATAGCGCAAAGAAGTGGCAACATATTGACTTTAAATCAGGATATACCCATAAATAATGCTGCTGCTGTATCTATAACTTTTGATGCTTCTAAATTGGAAGTAGAAATTAATGAACTTGTTGAAGAGATAGGTAAGTTAGATAGTGTCATAAGTGTAAGTTTGGTAGCAGTGGAATAA